A genome region from Natronobeatus ordinarius includes the following:
- a CDS encoding peptidase M10A and M12B matrixin and adamalysin, with product MNRRTFLGAVGAVGSLSALAYATRAPVDELEVRFWLSERAAEYDVVERIEAYLAFALDVERWSVDVSYGGVVPVEIEHGASVTIRGEWPARVAAGATGLGGVDPASDVNLLVTDGDVRDAPTGFGIPHVASVGGARFLETVSFPDGRPDPVPYSRADRVMQVLVHEVGHALGLRHGHGSAYEHGDAVVATPMLSAYAWDSGYDHWSCCGAVLPETAGRGRKLTFTFSDCAHRELEAYRGGITP from the coding sequence GTGAACCGACGGACGTTCCTCGGCGCAGTCGGCGCAGTCGGCTCGCTGAGCGCGCTCGCGTACGCGACTCGAGCCCCCGTCGACGAGCTCGAGGTTCGATTCTGGCTCTCCGAGCGCGCCGCCGAGTACGACGTCGTCGAACGAATCGAAGCGTATCTCGCGTTTGCCCTCGACGTCGAGCGCTGGTCAGTCGACGTCTCCTACGGCGGTGTCGTCCCCGTCGAGATCGAACACGGCGCGTCGGTGACGATCCGTGGCGAGTGGCCCGCGCGGGTCGCTGCGGGAGCGACTGGGCTGGGAGGCGTCGACCCCGCCTCGGACGTCAATCTCCTCGTTACCGACGGCGACGTGCGCGACGCGCCGACGGGCTTCGGAATCCCTCACGTCGCGTCGGTCGGCGGCGCGCGATTTCTCGAGACGGTGTCGTTCCCGGACGGCCGTCCCGACCCGGTCCCGTACTCGAGGGCCGACCGGGTCATGCAGGTGCTCGTCCACGAGGTCGGCCACGCCCTGGGGTTGCGTCATGGACACGGGAGCGCCTACGAGCACGGCGACGCGGTCGTCGCGACGCCGATGCTCAGCGCGTACGCCTGGGACTCCGGCTACGACCATTGGTCGTGCTGTGGCGCGGTCCTGCCCGAGACGGCAGGCCGCGGCCGGAAGCTCACCTTCACGTTCTCCGACTGTGCGCACCGCGAACTCGAGGCGTACAGAGGTGGAATTACACCGTGA
- a CDS encoding universal stress protein yields MAIVAAVDRSDRASTVIAEAAELAVAFGEPVHVVHVMTRSEFADRNLANVEESGKPVEMDRIREFARDVAAEAAEELEVPFEAVGLLGKPAERLVEYADEHDARYVVIAPRKRSRTGKALFGSVAQSIILNSDRPVVTATQ; encoded by the coding sequence ATGGCAATCGTCGCCGCAGTCGACCGATCCGACCGCGCCAGCACCGTCATCGCGGAAGCTGCCGAACTGGCAGTCGCGTTCGGCGAACCTGTTCACGTCGTCCACGTGATGACTCGCTCTGAATTCGCCGACCGCAACCTGGCGAACGTCGAAGAGAGCGGAAAACCGGTCGAGATGGATCGAATTCGCGAGTTCGCACGGGACGTCGCCGCCGAGGCGGCCGAGGAGCTCGAGGTACCGTTCGAGGCGGTCGGGCTACTGGGAAAACCAGCCGAACGACTCGTCGAGTACGCCGACGAACACGACGCTCGGTACGTCGTCATCGCCCCTCGGAAACGGTCGCGAACCGGGAAGGCGTTGTTCGGGAGCGTCGCTCAATCGATCATCCTGAACAGCGATCGACCGGTCGTCACCGCCACGCAGTAG
- a CDS encoding DUF7344 domain-containing protein produces MADGRNHGGSSTAVDAIDDDLFVALRNRHRRYALYFLLEHESVSTTELADVIAGWTHLEAGIATREDRDELHAALVHQHLPLLEDVGLIDRDGEFVTRANWTDPVPSFVRRGLEWETSTHGS; encoded by the coding sequence ATGGCCGACGGACGAAACCACGGCGGGTCGAGCACGGCGGTCGACGCAATCGACGACGACCTCTTCGTCGCCCTCCGGAATCGTCACCGACGGTACGCGCTCTACTTCCTCCTCGAGCACGAGTCCGTCTCGACTACGGAACTCGCCGACGTGATCGCCGGCTGGACGCACCTCGAGGCAGGAATCGCGACCCGCGAAGACCGAGACGAACTCCACGCGGCCCTCGTTCACCAGCACCTCCCGCTCCTCGAGGACGTGGGCCTGATCGACCGGGACGGGGAGTTCGTCACGCGTGCGAACTGGACGGACCCGGTCCCGTCGTTCGTTCGACGCGGACTCGAGTGGGAAACCAGCACGCATGGCTCCTGA
- a CDS encoding fibrillarin-like rRNA/tRNA 2'-O-methyltransferase, translating to MSDAELPAGVERREIDGRERLVTRGEPVYGEPTDGEWRAWDPNRSKLGAMFELGMDTGLEGGETVLYLGAASGTTVSHVADFAGPTYAVEFAARPARDLLEAADSRPRLFPLLADARKPETYAHVVEAGADAIVQDVATRGQARVALENRRFLADDGRLLVAIKARSEDVTRDPDAVFTDVRAELEDGYEVLEARRLEPYHADHLGIVARPL from the coding sequence ATGAGTGACGCCGAGCTCCCTGCGGGCGTCGAGCGCCGGGAGATCGACGGCCGGGAGCGACTCGTGACGCGCGGCGAGCCGGTGTACGGCGAGCCAACCGACGGCGAGTGGCGCGCCTGGGATCCGAACCGCTCGAAGCTCGGCGCGATGTTCGAGCTGGGGATGGACACCGGCCTCGAGGGCGGCGAAACGGTCCTCTACCTCGGCGCCGCCAGCGGAACGACGGTGAGCCACGTCGCCGACTTTGCGGGGCCGACCTACGCCGTCGAGTTCGCCGCCCGGCCCGCCCGCGATCTGCTCGAGGCCGCCGACTCGCGCCCGCGGCTGTTCCCCCTCCTCGCGGACGCCCGCAAGCCCGAGACGTACGCGCACGTCGTCGAGGCCGGAGCCGACGCGATCGTCCAGGACGTCGCCACGCGGGGACAGGCCCGAGTGGCCCTCGAGAACCGCCGCTTCCTCGCCGACGACGGCCGGCTGCTCGTCGCGATCAAAGCCAGAAGCGAGGACGTCACCCGTGACCCGGACGCGGTCTTCACGGACGTCCGGGCCGAACTCGAGGACGGCTACGAGGTGCTCGAGGCGCGCCGACTCGAGCCCTACCACGCCGACCACCTCGGGATCGTCGCGCGGCCGCTGTGA
- a CDS encoding GNAT family N-acetyltransferase, giving the protein MEHEILGWPPDGPKLRLDHERFSYAGKFVMTTTGKAVTREDGDVVAAVAFNEDRTDETTLWLRYVTVDRDRRGEGLGPALLRYVRDRALERGYERLRIAVNNPYAYEALHRSGFAYTGETTGIAELVLEYDADGGDREPSPTASERYRAGLEEFRGRDLTEAERQFLEQRLERGPPEPTESGG; this is encoded by the coding sequence GTGGAGCACGAGATACTGGGCTGGCCGCCGGACGGACCGAAGCTCCGGCTCGATCACGAGCGCTTTAGCTACGCCGGCAAATTCGTGATGACGACCACCGGGAAAGCCGTTACCCGCGAGGACGGCGACGTCGTCGCTGCGGTCGCGTTCAACGAGGATCGAACCGACGAGACGACCCTCTGGCTCCGGTACGTCACCGTCGACCGCGACCGCCGCGGCGAAGGACTCGGCCCGGCGCTGCTGCGGTACGTCCGCGACCGCGCACTCGAGCGCGGCTACGAGCGTCTCCGAATCGCCGTCAACAACCCCTACGCCTACGAGGCCCTCCACCGGTCCGGGTTCGCCTACACCGGAGAGACGACGGGCATCGCCGAACTCGTCCTCGAGTACGACGCCGACGGTGGCGACCGGGAGCCGTCGCCGACGGCGAGCGAGCGCTACCGCGCTGGGCTCGAGGAATTCCGCGGCCGGGATCTTACCGAAGCCGAACGGCAATTCCTCGAGCAGCGACTCGAGCGTGGGCCACCGGAACCGACGGAATCCGGGGGCTAG
- a CDS encoding transposase, whose amino-acid sequence MPEVTKTLELRLVNPNAHKERKLCETREAYQQALQAAFDADCASQSATNDVVVEYDLSGYAKNALKKYVPQLCGGSYDADELHDDHPVKFTNEGVQLDHKPQNALEWYVKIPHHDDYNLWIPAHVNPDQRDWLEAVYAGDAEMGESRLFKRDGAWYLHVTATRDVEEQSAASANERTPIGVDIGEASLVTVCHRDESGSPVRPKLWADDGKAVRRLRKTYFTATRRLQKRGSERIAESYGDALWDQIDDVVHCVTREVVEYAESVDNPVLVLEDLTYIRENMDYGAYMNRRLHGWGFAKLHAQIRYKAAEKGIPVETVNPQNTSKACHACGEHGYRPRQATFRCSNADCWVGEYQADVNGAINIADRYRSGESHRQNDRAPRQKAGDDDSATDGASLTGPQDSHAVRKSSGDFRANQNSPSSDDDAEPQQVTHGTNAS is encoded by the coding sequence ATGCCTGAAGTCACGAAGACCCTGGAGTTGCGCCTCGTCAACCCTAATGCCCATAAAGAGCGCAAGCTCTGTGAGACCCGCGAGGCATATCAGCAGGCACTTCAGGCAGCCTTCGACGCCGACTGCGCCTCGCAGTCGGCCACAAATGACGTTGTTGTCGAGTACGACCTCTCCGGCTACGCCAAAAACGCCCTCAAGAAGTACGTCCCACAACTCTGTGGCGGCAGCTACGACGCCGACGAACTTCACGACGACCACCCGGTGAAGTTCACCAACGAAGGCGTCCAACTCGACCACAAGCCACAGAACGCCCTCGAGTGGTACGTCAAAATCCCTCACCACGACGATTACAACCTCTGGATCCCGGCACACGTCAATCCAGATCAGCGAGACTGGCTGGAAGCAGTGTACGCTGGTGATGCCGAGATGGGTGAAAGTCGGCTGTTCAAGCGGGATGGGGCGTGGTATCTCCACGTCACCGCCACCCGCGACGTGGAGGAACAGTCTGCGGCGTCTGCCAACGAGCGGACGCCCATCGGTGTGGACATCGGAGAAGCGAGTCTCGTCACGGTGTGTCACCGCGACGAGAGCGGTTCTCCGGTTCGCCCCAAACTGTGGGCCGACGACGGCAAGGCTGTTCGTCGGCTCCGCAAAACCTATTTCACCGCTACGCGGCGGCTTCAGAAGCGTGGTAGTGAGCGAATTGCAGAGTCCTACGGTGACGCACTGTGGGACCAGATCGATGACGTGGTCCACTGTGTGACCCGCGAGGTCGTGGAGTACGCCGAGTCCGTCGACAATCCAGTGTTGGTACTGGAAGACCTGACGTATATCCGTGAGAACATGGACTACGGCGCGTACATGAACCGGCGGTTGCACGGGTGGGGCTTTGCGAAGCTCCACGCACAGATTCGGTACAAGGCCGCCGAAAAGGGAATCCCCGTCGAGACGGTGAATCCCCAGAACACCTCGAAAGCATGCCACGCCTGCGGCGAACACGGCTACCGACCACGACAGGCAACGTTCCGTTGCTCGAACGCCGACTGTTGGGTCGGTGAGTACCAAGCCGATGTGAACGGGGCGATAAACATTGCAGACCGCTACCGTAGTGGAGAGAGCCACCGCCAAAACGACCGGGCTCCCCGGCAGAAGGCTGGTGACGATGACTCGGCTACGGATGGGGCCTCATTGACCGGGCCACAAGACAGCCATGCCGTTCGAAAATCGTCCGGCGATTTTCGAGCCAATCAGAACTCTCCGAGTTCTGATGACGATGCTGAACCCCAGCAGGTGACGCATGGAACGAATGCGTCTTAA
- a CDS encoding zinc ribbon domain-containing protein → MTWLRALAAAGLSVFLPGAGHALLRDWVRALLFAGLFVSALYVFLPTQQLSAAGSMAAAMDVATAELSRIDRFVLSFIVVFAAVDAGFRAMGFSSSATGDGDGASCPYCGKELDEDLEFCHWCTEPLVPEADPEAEEDAL, encoded by the coding sequence ATGACCTGGCTTCGCGCGCTGGCCGCCGCCGGCCTCTCGGTGTTCTTACCCGGGGCAGGTCACGCCCTGCTTCGCGACTGGGTTCGTGCCCTGTTGTTCGCTGGCCTGTTCGTCTCGGCGCTCTACGTCTTCTTGCCGACACAGCAGCTGTCGGCAGCCGGCTCGATGGCGGCCGCCATGGACGTCGCGACGGCCGAACTCTCACGGATCGACCGGTTCGTCCTCTCGTTTATCGTCGTGTTCGCCGCGGTCGACGCCGGCTTCCGGGCGATGGGCTTTTCCTCCAGCGCCACCGGCGACGGCGACGGCGCCTCCTGCCCTTACTGCGGGAAAGAACTCGATGAAGACCTCGAGTTCTGTCACTGGTGTACGGAGCCTCTCGTGCCGGAAGCCGACCCAGAGGCCGAAGAAGACGCGCTCTAG
- a CDS encoding DEAD/DEAH box helicase produces MTDDRLPPDQDASDDRTDDHVDDPAADDSAADDPAADGDEDVPISLSTFHDVCQRQGRPVVTAGAVARELECTHEVASEALEALAERGDVERLAVSADPVVWYPSELEDLTDRERVVVFPKRREIVVDRPDQFTRAQLSSFAHLADANGEGGYRYVVRPEDVWSAPHESFDALVRTMRQALGQRSPELETYVESQFDRANQFRLRTHPDGYTVLEAESPAVMGNVARQKLDEEHVHAPISETEDWVREGSEAAIKRILYEAGYPVQDERDLERGEPLPMELHLRPREYQREWIDRFVEGGEGVFVGPPGSGKTVAAMGAMAEVEGETLVLVPSRDLARQWEESLLEYTSLGPDQVGQYHGGRKEVRPVTVATYQIAGMDRHRSLFDDREWGLLVFDEVHHVPSDVYSRSARLQSRHRLGLSASPIREDDRQAEIFTLVGPPIGTDWEALFEAGFVAEPELEIRYVPWGDDEQRNAYGSADGREKYQIAASNRGKIDEIRFLLASHPGSKALVFVDYLEQGRELADALDVPFLSGETPHHERRRLLESFRRDERDLLVISRVGDEGIDLPTADLAIVASGLGGSRRQGTQRAGRTMRPAGGALVYVLATRGTREEDFARRQLQHLGRKGLTVREHTVDR; encoded by the coding sequence GTGACCGACGACCGTCTTCCCCCGGACCAGGACGCGAGTGACGACCGCACTGACGACCACGTCGACGACCCAGCCGCAGACGATTCCGCGGCCGACGACCCCGCTGCCGATGGCGACGAAGACGTCCCGATCTCCCTCTCCACCTTTCACGACGTCTGCCAGCGCCAGGGCCGCCCCGTCGTCACCGCCGGCGCCGTCGCGCGCGAACTCGAGTGCACCCACGAGGTGGCGAGCGAGGCCCTCGAGGCCCTCGCCGAGCGCGGCGACGTCGAACGGCTCGCCGTCTCGGCCGACCCCGTCGTCTGGTACCCGAGCGAACTCGAGGACCTCACCGACCGCGAGCGCGTCGTCGTCTTCCCGAAGCGCCGGGAGATCGTCGTCGACCGGCCGGATCAGTTCACCCGCGCGCAGCTGTCGTCGTTCGCCCACCTCGCGGACGCGAACGGCGAGGGCGGCTACCGTTACGTCGTCCGCCCCGAGGACGTCTGGAGCGCCCCCCACGAGTCGTTCGACGCACTCGTTCGCACGATGCGCCAGGCGCTTGGCCAGCGCTCGCCCGAACTCGAGACGTACGTCGAGAGCCAGTTCGACCGCGCCAACCAGTTCCGGCTGCGCACCCACCCCGACGGCTACACCGTCCTCGAGGCGGAGAGTCCGGCGGTGATGGGAAACGTCGCCCGCCAGAAGCTCGACGAGGAGCACGTCCACGCGCCGATCTCCGAAACCGAAGACTGGGTGCGCGAGGGCTCCGAGGCGGCGATCAAGCGCATCCTCTACGAGGCGGGCTACCCCGTCCAGGACGAACGCGACCTCGAGCGCGGCGAACCGCTCCCGATGGAACTCCACCTGCGCCCGCGCGAGTACCAGCGCGAGTGGATCGACCGGTTCGTCGAGGGCGGCGAGGGCGTCTTCGTCGGGCCGCCAGGGAGCGGGAAGACGGTGGCTGCGATGGGTGCGATGGCCGAAGTCGAAGGCGAGACGCTCGTGCTCGTCCCCAGCCGCGATCTCGCCCGCCAGTGGGAGGAGAGCCTCCTCGAGTATACCAGCCTCGGGCCCGACCAGGTCGGCCAGTACCACGGCGGCCGCAAGGAGGTCCGTCCGGTGACGGTCGCGACCTACCAGATCGCCGGGATGGACCGCCACCGCTCACTCTTCGACGACCGCGAGTGGGGACTGCTCGTCTTCGACGAGGTGCATCACGTGCCGAGCGACGTCTACTCGCGCAGCGCCCGCCTGCAGTCCCGCCACCGGCTGGGTCTCTCCGCGAGTCCAATCCGGGAAGACGACCGCCAGGCCGAGATCTTCACCCTCGTCGGCCCGCCGATCGGCACCGACTGGGAGGCGCTGTTCGAGGCGGGCTTCGTCGCCGAACCCGAACTCGAGATCCGGTACGTGCCGTGGGGCGACGACGAACAACGAAACGCGTACGGATCGGCCGACGGACGCGAGAAGTACCAGATCGCGGCCTCGAATCGCGGGAAGATCGACGAGATTCGATTCCTGCTCGCGTCCCACCCCGGCTCGAAGGCACTCGTCTTCGTCGACTACCTCGAGCAGGGCCGGGAGCTCGCCGACGCCCTCGACGTTCCGTTCCTCTCCGGCGAGACGCCCCACCACGAGCGCCGGCGGTTGCTCGAGTCGTTCCGCCGGGACGAACGGGACCTGCTCGTGATCTCGCGCGTGGGCGACGAGGGAATCGACCTGCCGACGGCCGACCTCGCCATCGTCGCCTCGGGGCTCGGCGGTTCGCGCCGGCAGGGCACCCAGCGAGCGGGCCGGACGATGCGCCCCGCCGGCGGCGCGCTCGTCTACGTGCTCGCGACGCGCGGCACGCGCGAGGAGGACTTCGCCCGCCGACAGCTCCAGCACCTCGGCCGGAAGGGGCTGACCGTCAGGGAACACACCGTCGATCGGTAG
- a CDS encoding DICT sensory domain-containing protein produces the protein MTFEQFRATVETRRKRLTVYSSDDPDVEAYFDGRNVAVETRSLPGDVDGFVVVHDHEGFVGAIAIETLRELLEPPVPRPWDPAILSEGYRTLFEILENSVFVSLDRSQLLSASREIENRAWRVGRGTLLVGFQRPAAFEKQRPIYDALVDDTALEVHVYVRDDSTVPERSDVAVHLEDDGEIGDYWFLAFDGDGDDDQKCALLAEERSQGEYDGFWTYDPELVDDLSAYVRRTYG, from the coding sequence ATGACGTTCGAACAGTTCCGCGCCACGGTCGAGACGAGGCGCAAGCGGCTCACGGTCTACTCGAGCGACGACCCCGACGTCGAGGCGTACTTCGACGGCCGGAACGTGGCGGTCGAAACCCGATCGCTTCCGGGCGACGTCGACGGGTTCGTCGTCGTCCACGACCACGAGGGATTCGTCGGCGCCATCGCGATCGAGACGCTCCGCGAGCTCCTCGAGCCGCCGGTTCCACGACCCTGGGACCCGGCGATTCTCTCCGAGGGCTATCGAACGCTGTTCGAGATCCTCGAGAACTCTGTGTTCGTCTCGCTCGACCGCAGCCAGCTCCTGTCGGCCTCGCGTGAGATCGAGAACCGCGCGTGGCGCGTCGGTCGAGGGACGCTCCTGGTTGGGTTTCAGCGGCCAGCGGCGTTCGAGAAGCAACGCCCGATCTACGACGCACTCGTCGACGACACCGCCCTCGAAGTCCACGTCTACGTCCGTGACGACAGCACCGTCCCGGAGCGCTCAGACGTCGCCGTCCACCTCGAGGACGACGGCGAGATCGGAGACTACTGGTTCCTCGCGTTCGACGGCGACGGCGACGACGACCAGAAGTGTGCCCTGCTGGCCGAGGAGCGGTCGCAGGGGGAGTACGACGGCTTCTGGACGTACGACCCCGAACTGGTGGACGACCTCTCGGCGTACGTTCGGCGGACGTACGGTTGA
- a CDS encoding universal stress protein produces MYDDVLVATDGSEVATDAVLQGIDVARAVDATVHVLSVVDDADRERHEGYVEATATEATDAGLTVETAVREGRPSSELLAYAEEADVDLVVLGTHGRTGLEQVLVGSVALEVIRDSSRPVLTVGGGVADVPRPIDDVLVATDGWSGSGGAVEHALALASAFDARLHAFYAVDVQSNAPEVRESFDEHGRRTTAEIAERAEESGLEATRTVVQGEPHEKILAHADESSVDLIVMGTESKSTLGRLVVGSVSQRVVPNARVPVLTVRTLEEA; encoded by the coding sequence ATGTACGACGACGTACTCGTCGCGACCGACGGCAGCGAGGTCGCCACGGACGCGGTGCTGCAGGGAATCGACGTCGCACGAGCGGTCGACGCGACCGTCCACGTGCTGTCGGTCGTCGACGACGCCGACCGCGAACGACACGAAGGGTACGTCGAGGCGACCGCGACTGAGGCCACCGACGCGGGACTTACCGTCGAGACGGCCGTCCGCGAAGGCCGCCCCTCGAGCGAACTCCTCGCCTACGCCGAGGAGGCGGACGTCGACCTGGTCGTGCTCGGGACCCACGGCCGGACCGGGCTCGAGCAGGTACTGGTCGGCAGCGTCGCCCTCGAGGTGATCCGTGACTCGTCCCGACCGGTGCTCACGGTCGGGGGCGGCGTCGCCGATGTCCCGCGGCCGATCGACGACGTGCTCGTCGCGACCGACGGCTGGTCGGGATCTGGCGGCGCAGTCGAGCACGCGCTGGCGCTCGCGTCGGCGTTCGACGCCCGCCTCCACGCCTTCTACGCGGTCGACGTCCAGTCAAACGCGCCGGAGGTTCGCGAGTCGTTCGACGAACACGGACGGAGAACGACGGCCGAGATCGCCGAACGCGCCGAGGAGTCGGGACTCGAGGCCACGCGAACGGTCGTGCAGGGAGAGCCACACGAAAAGATTCTCGCACACGCCGACGAGAGCAGCGTGGACCTGATCGTGATGGGGACAGAGAGCAAGTCGACGCTCGGACGGCTCGTCGTCGGCAGCGTCTCCCAGCGGGTCGTCCCGAACGCGAGGGTGCCGGTGCTGACCGTCCGGACACTCGAGGAAGCGTAG
- a CDS encoding pyridoxamine 5'-phosphate oxidase family protein, translating to MQLRGPLSRSTVESFLESTAVPLRLACHRPDGSLWMLSLWFRYRDGTLQCATGADADVVTFLEHDPAVAFEVSTNDPPYRGVRGNGTTTVEPDPEKVVLRELLERYLESTETPFARRLLADDREEVTITIDLETVYGWDFSGRMADALEE from the coding sequence GTGCAACTCCGCGGCCCACTCTCCCGGTCGACGGTCGAATCGTTCCTCGAGTCGACGGCGGTCCCGCTGCGACTGGCTTGCCACCGGCCCGACGGCTCGCTCTGGATGCTCTCGCTGTGGTTTCGCTACCGCGACGGGACGCTCCAGTGTGCCACTGGCGCCGACGCCGACGTCGTCACGTTCCTCGAGCACGATCCCGCCGTCGCGTTCGAGGTGTCGACGAACGATCCGCCCTACCGGGGCGTCCGCGGCAACGGAACGACCACTGTCGAGCCAGATCCCGAGAAGGTCGTCCTGCGGGAGTTGCTCGAGCGCTACCTCGAATCGACCGAGACGCCGTTCGCCCGTCGACTCCTCGCCGACGACCGCGAGGAGGTGACGATCACGATCGACCTCGAGACGGTCTACGGCTGGGACTTCTCCGGGCGGATGGCCGACGCGCTCGAGGAGTGA
- a CDS encoding 3-dehydroquinate synthase II, with translation MTRTVWIKADDSVGDWDTRRARITTALEAGADWVLVDEYDVARVRELGEINVAAFRTDGDVTVIDDAEEDEPNARPDAVVVGKDGEGDGTIDLPSDYSGSADLSTIRRESETDTGAYVRILAKEYEAFAEAAAVDADHTIVVGEDWAIIPLENLIARIGEETDLVAGVTSAEEAKTAFETLEIGSDAVLLDADDPDEIRRTVEVRDAAERETLDLQFAEVVEIERAGSGDRVCVDTGNLLEHDEGMLVGSMSRGLVFVHAETAESPYVASRPFRVNAGAVHAYVRTPDGGTKYLAELQSGDEVQVVDLEGHTREAIVGRVKIEKRPMFRVALETADGDRIETLLQNAETIKVATVEGRTAVTDLEAGDELRIYYEDTARHFGEAVEESIIEK, from the coding sequence ATGACGAGAACAGTCTGGATAAAAGCCGACGATAGCGTCGGCGACTGGGACACCCGACGGGCGCGGATCACGACCGCGCTCGAGGCGGGCGCCGACTGGGTGCTGGTCGACGAGTACGACGTCGCTCGCGTCCGCGAACTCGGCGAGATCAACGTCGCCGCGTTCCGGACCGACGGCGACGTGACGGTGATCGACGACGCCGAGGAAGACGAACCGAACGCACGACCCGACGCCGTCGTCGTCGGAAAAGACGGCGAGGGCGACGGCACGATCGATCTCCCCTCAGACTACTCGGGGTCGGCCGACCTCTCGACGATCCGGCGCGAGAGCGAGACCGACACCGGCGCGTACGTTCGAATTCTCGCGAAAGAGTACGAGGCATTCGCCGAGGCTGCCGCCGTCGACGCGGACCACACGATCGTCGTCGGCGAGGACTGGGCGATCATCCCCCTCGAGAACCTGATCGCGCGCATCGGCGAGGAGACCGACCTCGTCGCGGGCGTCACGAGCGCCGAGGAGGCCAAAACGGCGTTCGAGACCCTCGAGATCGGATCGGACGCCGTCTTGCTCGACGCCGACGATCCCGACGAGATCCGCCGGACGGTCGAGGTTCGCGACGCGGCCGAACGCGAGACGCTCGACCTCCAGTTCGCCGAAGTGGTCGAAATCGAGCGAGCCGGATCGGGCGACCGCGTCTGCGTCGACACGGGGAACTTACTCGAGCACGACGAGGGGATGCTCGTCGGCTCCATGAGTCGGGGACTGGTGTTCGTCCACGCCGAGACCGCCGAGTCGCCGTACGTCGCCTCCCGACCGTTCCGGGTGAACGCCGGTGCCGTCCACGCTTACGTTCGGACGCCCGACGGCGGCACGAAGTACCTCGCCGAACTCCAGAGCGGCGACGAAGTCCAGGTGGTCGACCTCGAGGGGCACACCCGCGAGGCGATCGTCGGTCGGGTCAAGATCGAGAAACGGCCGATGTTCCGGGTCGCCCTCGAGACCGCCGACGGCGATCGGATCGAGACGTTGCTCCAGAACGCCGAGACGATCAAGGTCGCCACTGTCGAGGGCCGAACGGCGGTGACGGATCTCGAGGCCGGCGACGAACTCAGAATCTACTACGAGGACACGGCTCGACACTTCGGCGAGGCGGTCGAGGAGTCGATCATCGAAAAATAA
- a CDS encoding NOP5/NOP56 family protein, translated as MTDTEAWFAAGDPDDLEALAAAVREDSADEPRAWPRLAVEAGFAADEEAYYDTLKAATTAATRAAVEERERADDRQLVHAVRAMDDCRRTANELAERLAEWAGTVDPDAEVGLEYAHDLAARAPEPGQEPLVSLATRVADLADEADDLREYVETRAPDVAPNLAALAGPVLAARLLSLAGGLESLAKKPSGTIQVLGAEDALFAHLRGHAPSPKHGIIYTHDAVRGTRREDRGSAARALAGKLAIGARIDHYSGDYRPELEAELTDRIETIQARADDSNGGGDDE; from the coding sequence ATGACCGACACCGAGGCATGGTTCGCGGCCGGCGACCCCGACGACCTCGAGGCGCTCGCCGCCGCTGTCCGCGAGGACTCGGCGGACGAGCCACGTGCGTGGCCCCGGCTCGCCGTCGAAGCCGGCTTCGCGGCCGACGAGGAGGCGTACTACGATACCCTGAAGGCGGCGACCACGGCGGCGACTCGAGCGGCCGTCGAGGAACGCGAGCGGGCCGACGACCGCCAGCTGGTCCACGCGGTGCGGGCCATGGACGACTGCCGGCGGACGGCGAACGAACTCGCCGAACGGCTCGCCGAGTGGGCGGGCACCGTAGATCCCGACGCCGAGGTGGGCCTCGAGTACGCCCACGACCTCGCTGCACGCGCTCCCGAGCCCGGCCAGGAACCCCTCGTCTCGCTCGCGACCCGCGTGGCGGACCTCGCCGACGAGGCCGACGACCTCCGCGAGTACGTGGAGACGCGGGCGCCGGACGTCGCACCCAACCTCGCCGCGCTCGCGGGGCCGGTCCTCGCGGCGCGGCTGCTCTCGCTCGCCGGTGGGCTCGAGTCCCTCGCGAAGAAACCCAGCGGGACGATCCAGGTGCTCGGAGCCGAGGACGCCCTGTTCGCCCACCTCCGGGGCCACGCCCCCTCGCCAAAACACGGGATCATCTACACCCACGACGCGGTTCGCGGAACGCGCCGCGAGGATCGGGGCTCGGCGGCGCGCGCCCTCGCCGGCAAGCTCGCCATCGGTGCAAGGATCGACCACTACTCGGGCGACTACCGCCCGGAACTCGAGGCCGAACTCACAGATCGCATCGAGACGATCCAGGCGCGAGCCGACGACTCGAACGGGGGTGGCGACGATGAGTGA